A part of Drosophila ananassae strain 14024-0371.13 chromosome 2R, ASM1763931v2, whole genome shotgun sequence genomic DNA contains:
- the LOC6507547 gene encoding serine/threonine-rich protein adg2 isoform X16 has product MLLQRRQSQGENMFEAYIRKRFKANSAPFDISATSAFKPTKPLDIRQNQAPHSVLISPITGQPLSHVPAPLLLSSSTNSGSGASFRLVRSATQPLQSPRVLHLAGQGAAPGNSSDSSVNLSEQLALSVGNDTEHIFDMSGLEEDSAIQSLGDDTASASATTSSTATGTATTMSSGLTRSNSVRARANMFQQLQEQTRNQRATGSSRHSPPAACAAQNPADSSPQNEEPSTPNTSGDVEFEPSSLSLAERLAFFSNLCENSGTGSASGRFRSRTSSYSRSPPLDRTTPRSSTTASSASVTPTPTPMDYSSLLPEREPTSLTLESIVEPEESCNPPTEEDVRLRGESVPERRSESETPLHNGFHGLSRSATEPTPGRGTATPLRTVRLRTVGKLIMPDTFCGDGNNNAASKSWSTCLAKLQTLEPVNVSVTVRTIGKIKSPFFEKQQQEKISPTNFKFSNGTSDSGSDSGKENCASNQQEQVITDEDRGPQKVSEMRRKITRLVQQQQPQQQAQPVNRRHTTEITTSVSLASKPPNVDDRYAKYFGVKESFNTTTTLLKTQSLPPKASDKQTIQVEATNVHVRFPSAAPTTAKRRELLKRTRPVSMDQYASGCVSPTAMPSPKRAHSPVVGRRKVAIDSFEDIEVTQDELHAAGQDFKRLCGEILG; this is encoded by the exons ATGTTGCTCCAGCGGCGTCAGAGTCAGGGCGAGAACATGTTCGAGGCATACATCAGAAAACG CTTTAAAGCCAACTCCGCGCCCTTTGACATCTCGGCCACGTCCGCCTTCAAGCCCACGAAGCCACTGGACATCCGTCAGAACCAGGCACCCCACTCAGTGCTGATATCCCCGATCACTGGCCAGCCCCTCAGCCACGTGCCAGCCCCCCTGCTGCTCTCCTCGTCCACCAACTCCGGGTCCGGAGCCTCGTTCCGGCTGGTCCGCAGCGCCACCCAGCCCCTCCAGTCGCCGCGCGTCTTACACCTAGCCGGTCAGGGAGCCGCTCCAGGGAATTCTTCCGACAGCAGCGTCAATCTCAGCGAGCAGCTCGCCCTGTCAGTGGGCAACGATACCGAGCACATCTTCGACATGTCCGGCCTGGAGGAGGACTCGGCCATCCAGTCGCTCGGCGACGACAccgcatcagcatcagcaaccACTAGCTCAACCGCAACCGGAACCGCAACGACTATGTCCAGCGGACTGACACGGAGCAACAGCGTCCGGGCCAGGGCCAACATGTTCCAGCAGTTGCAGGAGCAAACCCGCAACCAGCGGGCTACGG GATCGTCTCGGCACTCCCCGCCAGCTGCGTGCGCCGCTCAAAACCCTGCGGATAGTTCCCCGCAAAATGAGGAGCCCTCAACGCCAAACACTTCAGGGGATGTGGAATTCG AGCCCTCGTCCCTGTCGCTGGCTGAGAGACTGGCCTTCTTCAGCAACCTATGTGAGAACAGCGGAACCGGAAGCGCCAGCGGGAGGTTCCGGAGTCGCACCAGCAGCTACTCCCGGAGTCCGCCGCTGGACCGCACCACCCCCAGGAGCAGCACCACCGCCAGCAGTGCCAGCGTGACTCCTACGCCAACACCTATGGACTATTCCTCGCTCCTGCCCGAAAGGGAGCCCACGAGCTTGACCCTGGAGAGCATCGTCGAGCCGGAGGAGAGCTGCAATCCCCCCACGGAGGAGGACGTGCGGCTGCGGGGGGAGAGCGTTCCAGAGCGCAGATCCGAATCGGAGACGCCACTGCACAACGGCTTCCACGGCCTTAGCAGATCCGCCACAGAACCAACACCCGGACGCGGGACCGCCACGCCTCTTCGAACTGTGAGGCTGCGGACAGTCGGCAAGCTTATCATGCCGGACACCTTCTGCGGCGACGGTAACAACAACGCGGCCAGCAAGAGCTGGAGCACCTGCCTGGCCAAGCTGCAGACCCTCGAGCCAGTGAACGTGTCCGTCACCGTGCGCACCATTGGCAAGATCAAGTCCCCCTTCTTCgaaaagcagcagcaggagaagATCAGTCCCACGAACTTCAAGTTTTCAAACGGAACCAGCGACAGTGGCTCGGATTCGGGCAAGGAGAACTGCGCCTCCAACCAGCAGGAGCAGGTGATCACTGACGAGGATCGAGGCCCCCAGAAGGTGTCCGAGATGCGCAGGAAGATCACTAGGTtggtgcagcagcagcaaccccAGCAGCAGGCACAGCCCGTCAACAGGCGCCACACCACCGAGATCACCACCTCCGTGTCGCTGGCCTCCAAGCCGCCCAACGTGGACGACCGCTACGCCAAGTACTTCGGCGTCAAGGAGAGCTttaacaccaccaccactctGCTGAAGACCCAGTCGCTGCCCCCGAAGGCCTCGGATAAGCAGACGATCCAGGTGGAGGCCACCAACGTGCATGTGCGCTTCCCATCCGCCGCCCCGACGACGGCCAAGCGGCGGGAGCTCCTGAAGCGGACCCGGCCCGTCTCAATGGACCAGTACGCCAGCGGCTGCGTGAGTCCCACGGCCATGCCGAGCCCTAAGCGGGCCCACTCCCCGGTGGTTGGGCGGCGGAAGGTCGCTATCGACAGCTTCGAGGACATCGAGGTGACACAGGACGAGCTGCACGCGGCCGGGCAGGATTTCAAGCGGCTCTGCGGCGAGATTCTGGGCTGA
- the LOC6507547 gene encoding uncharacterized protein LOC6507547 isoform X17, with amino-acid sequence MQPSSLSLAERLAFFSNLCENSGTGSASGRFRSRTSSYSRSPPLDRTTPRSSTTASSASVTPTPTPMDYSSLLPEREPTSLTLESIVEPEESCNPPTEEDVRLRGESVPERRSESETPLHNGFHGLSRSATEPTPGRGTATPLRTVRLRTVGKLIMPDTFCGDGNNNAASKSWSTCLAKLQTLEPVNVSVTVRTIGKIKSPFFEKQQQEKISPTNFKFSNGTSDSGSDSGKENCASNQQEQVITDEDRGPQKVSEMRRKITRLVQQQQPQQQAQPVNRRHTTEITTSVSLASKPPNVDDRYAKYFGVKESFNTTTTLLKTQSLPPKASDKQTIQVEATNVHVRFPSAAPTTAKRRELLKRTRPVSMDQYASGCVSPTAMPSPKRAHSPVVGRRKVAIDSFEDIEVTQDELHAAGQDFKRLCGEILG; translated from the exons ATGC AGCCCTCGTCCCTGTCGCTGGCTGAGAGACTGGCCTTCTTCAGCAACCTATGTGAGAACAGCGGAACCGGAAGCGCCAGCGGGAGGTTCCGGAGTCGCACCAGCAGCTACTCCCGGAGTCCGCCGCTGGACCGCACCACCCCCAGGAGCAGCACCACCGCCAGCAGTGCCAGCGTGACTCCTACGCCAACACCTATGGACTATTCCTCGCTCCTGCCCGAAAGGGAGCCCACGAGCTTGACCCTGGAGAGCATCGTCGAGCCGGAGGAGAGCTGCAATCCCCCCACGGAGGAGGACGTGCGGCTGCGGGGGGAGAGCGTTCCAGAGCGCAGATCCGAATCGGAGACGCCACTGCACAACGGCTTCCACGGCCTTAGCAGATCCGCCACAGAACCAACACCCGGACGCGGGACCGCCACGCCTCTTCGAACTGTGAGGCTGCGGACAGTCGGCAAGCTTATCATGCCGGACACCTTCTGCGGCGACGGTAACAACAACGCGGCCAGCAAGAGCTGGAGCACCTGCCTGGCCAAGCTGCAGACCCTCGAGCCAGTGAACGTGTCCGTCACCGTGCGCACCATTGGCAAGATCAAGTCCCCCTTCTTCgaaaagcagcagcaggagaagATCAGTCCCACGAACTTCAAGTTTTCAAACGGAACCAGCGACAGTGGCTCGGATTCGGGCAAGGAGAACTGCGCCTCCAACCAGCAGGAGCAGGTGATCACTGACGAGGATCGAGGCCCCCAGAAGGTGTCCGAGATGCGCAGGAAGATCACTAGGTtggtgcagcagcagcaaccccAGCAGCAGGCACAGCCCGTCAACAGGCGCCACACCACCGAGATCACCACCTCCGTGTCGCTGGCCTCCAAGCCGCCCAACGTGGACGACCGCTACGCCAAGTACTTCGGCGTCAAGGAGAGCTttaacaccaccaccactctGCTGAAGACCCAGTCGCTGCCCCCGAAGGCCTCGGATAAGCAGACGATCCAGGTGGAGGCCACCAACGTGCATGTGCGCTTCCCATCCGCCGCCCCGACGACGGCCAAGCGGCGGGAGCTCCTGAAGCGGACCCGGCCCGTCTCAATGGACCAGTACGCCAGCGGCTGCGTGAGTCCCACGGCCATGCCGAGCCCTAAGCGGGCCCACTCCCCGGTGGTTGGGCGGCGGAAGGTCGCTATCGACAGCTTCGAGGACATCGAGGTGACACAGGACGAGCTGCACGCGGCCGGGCAGGATTTCAAGCGGCTCTGCGGCGAGATTCTGGGCTGA